Part of the Palaemon carinicauda isolate YSFRI2023 chromosome 8, ASM3689809v2, whole genome shotgun sequence genome is shown below.
ACCCACTTGACTGCCTCCACCCATGTGGCTATTGCACATGACAGAAGTGGGTGTAGGGTAAAAATTACCCACAACTGTGTTCTAAGGTTAAAAGAGGTGATCATTGGATAACCAATCCTGTTGGTTTTCACAGCACTAACATATCTGCAGCCAAACATTTCCTTGAGGAATGTCACTGGCTTCATAATGGTGAACCAGTTGTCTGCATAGATGGCAGACTGGTGTGGTTTCATTAATGCCTTGGCAAGGATGATTACCATTACACTGCTGACCTGCAGGGCTGAATCCTTTTCTATGAAATCCGTCCAATTGCTGGAGAAAGTTCTGCCCTGTGGTAGAGGTGGATGTCATGTATGTAGCCATCAGTACTTCGTGTGCACAACAGAAACACATAACATTAAATATATTACCATAAGTATCATGCCCTAGTACCCTTGTATGCCACTATGACCTCATCAACAGATGTGTTGTAGTCTCAGCCACTTTCTGGAACTCTTCTGGTTACAGCATTAAAGAGTGAGCGAATCCTGAAGAATCGGCAAGTGGtacttttattattctcattattgttgAAGTGTATTAGTGACCTTGTCAGTCATTACATACACACATCACCTGTATCATTCTCCAAATAAAGTAATCCTGTAGACTAGGAGTATGAATTTCACCTATACAAAGAAGACGTCAATAACCACAATTACTTTATGGATGTTGGTGGTAAAAGTAGTGCCCACATCCTTCTGCCTTGCATAAAGGTTTGCCCTGCTGGGTGCACGGCAGCGTCGCTATGTAATAACAAAGAGAAGAATTTTAGATGATGGACTGGAGACAAACAAAttaaaatgtacaaaaaatattCATTGGGAACAAAACATTGTACAAATATAAcctagacaataaaaaaaagaattaaaaaataaatctagaaataatttgtatttttcctatacattttttccaCATTCCCCATAATAAACGAGCTCAACAACAGCCAGTGCAAGCGTAGCCTGAAAATACTGGAATGGGGAATGGATGGATACTGTGGGTGGGTGAACACTCGTGCTGGTCAAGAGTTGCTGATGTCTTCCTTCTTAGTCCACATTGGTTCCTTGGTTTTGGCATCAGAGCTCTTGGATTGTCATCTTCCTCCTTGTTTTGGATCTCCATCTTTGTGAGTGGCTAGGGACTCAACCTAAGCTAAGTCCTTCACTAATTAGCATGATTTCCCATAAGTGGGTCACAAATTCTGTTAAAGAAATTGGTCAAATGGACTAACTAACTTCACCTATTTCCTCtatcaataaagaaattaaaaaaaatatatattaccctGAAATACAATACTTTGGCTATACTACTGTATGTGAAGTTTTCAGAGACTTACCATAATTAGTAGGGGTGTAGGGGTACGGAGAGCaggagcaatccacatcagatgtTGCCTCTAAAAGGGCTGAGCAGATACAGACATGCTTGGACACTGACTTCTTTGTAGCATGCTCTTCTTCTCGCGGCTGACATAGGTTCTCAGTTGCATTTTTCCCCAAAAAAGGCCAGATTCTTCTACATTAAAAATTTGCTGCAGAGTGTAGCCTTCAGTTTCTATTATTGAttttaaacaataaacaaacttttCAGCAGCCTTCTTATTCACACTTGCTGCTTCACCAATAATGCCAAAATTATGTAAATTACCCCTGTTTTTGAATCGGTTAAACCAACCGAGGCTTGCTACAAAAGACTCACCCGAATTTTTGCCACTTGCCTTTGTCTTCAGATCTTCGTAAATGCTTTTATCCTTTTCTTGAATATGCATCAGAGATAGAGGTACCTTCCTTTGTTTCTGATGCTTGATCCACATAGGTAGGAGTTTTTCCATCTCGGACATTgatacgatcttaaaatcgttacagattcttttaataattataataaatgtttCCCACAAAcacaattgaaatatgggaaaagcacgaaaaaacacaacacgtttattcacaaatttataaagaaaattaatgttacttcttcCGATACTTTAAGTGACAAATCAAATTATtgaaaacatcaatagaaaaggagaACAGTCAAtatggtagaaatacttaaggaatagattTCTGCAACTGCTGAGAAGATACTGGaatg
Proteins encoded:
- the LOC137645296 gene encoding tigger transposable element-derived protein 1-like translates to MEKLLPMWIKHQKQRKVPLSLMHIQEKDKSIYEDLKTKASGKNSGESFVASLGWFNRFKNRGNLHNFGIIGEAASVNKKAAEKFVYCLKSIIETEGYTLQQIFNVEESGLFWGKMQLRTYVSREKKSMLQRSQCPSMSVSAQPF